A single Lolium perenne isolate Kyuss_39 chromosome 6, Kyuss_2.0, whole genome shotgun sequence DNA region contains:
- the LOC127309453 gene encoding vacuolar iron transporter homolog 1-like, which translates to MAPDLSSHVHAATDAAPKPTSKPKQDEIDPAIDDVEAAGGAEGDGDGVNYLARAQWLRAAVLGANDGLVTVASLMIGVGAVNQARGAMLVAGLAGLVSGACSMAIGEFVSVYAQYDIEVAQMERERDNGEDGKKDNLPSPMMAAGASALAFAAGAALPLLAGGFVRTWAGRVVAVCVASSAGLAGFGVLGAYLGGASVVRSGARVLVGGWLAMATTYGVLRLFGMQSA; encoded by the coding sequence ATGGCTCCCGACCTTAGCTCCCACGTCCATGCAGCCACGGACGCCGCCCCCAAGCCCACCTCCAAGCCAAAACAGGACGAGATCGATCCTGCCATCGACGACGTGGAGGCGGCGGGCGGCGCCGAAGGCGACGGAGACGGCGTGAACTACTTGGCGCGCGCGCAGTGGCTCCGCGCCGCCGTCCTGGGCGCCAACGACGGCCTCGTCACCGTGGCATCCCTCATGATCGGCGTGGGCGCCGTCAACCAGGCCAGGGGCGCGATGCTGGTGGCGGGGCTCGCGGGGCTGGTCTCCGGCGCGTGCAGCATGGCCATTGGCGAGTTCGTCTCCGTGTACGCGCAGTACGACATCGAGGTGGCCCAGATGGAGCGCGAACGCGACAACGGGGAGGATGGCAAGAAGGATAACCTGCCGAGCCCGATGATGGCGGCGGGCGCGTCAGCGCTGGCGTTCGCGGCCGGCGCCGCGCTGCCGCTGCTGGCCGGCGGGTTCGTGCGGACGTGGGCGGGGAGGGTCGTGGCCGTGTGCGTGGCGAGCAGCGCCGGGCTCGCCGGCTTCGGCGTTCTTGGAGCGTACCTGGGCGGCGCGAGCGTGGTGCGGTCCGGGGCTCGGGTGCTCGTGGGAGGGTGGCTCGCCATGGCGACCACCTACGGGGTGCTTAGGCTCTTCGGCATGCAGAGCGCTTAA
- the LOC127306911 gene encoding autophagy-related protein 13a, whose translation MASLSDSGGGAGRSGAELMVPQFHLKALHAILAVRAPRPIAAPPASASAAVRRRDRWFHLPLHSPPPPPAAETIPEPSLGEPVVVDIYLSPSSTGGDEEVVERWTVSCEPWSAAAAAAAAEGLAVNRAYKRCITLLRSLYTTLRLLPAYRVFRTLCGASGHAHSHAMGYRVGSFAAPFSRAEEAAMRTRRLAPVETQLGRLAVSVQYLPSLAAYSFEISSLSSVMLINDYVGSPAAEPMRAFPASLTEAAAPLPSRRPNSWASPAHWPQSPAKFSPPPTMYASPTPSPPTFAGGYLQSRLSGETAPMSIPQAGGGRGPVQYRNMSDPSRGFMLPPPSPNKNMRGEAGSHESPTENSRSFRRPEGLRMGDLYANLPAATKIKDSREESGRFSGVFSSSGSPRHGISRSSSRLSTQDDTDDTYLPFAVDDVDPDSRPGSSGGKEDQSGSSSHKSQDAAVGYLVHLLRSARPLRDPSNSSLTSRAESTEAGSTSSFMSRRTSDAFEELESFKEIRENLLSRSRSRLQDSLGRS comes from the exons ATGGCGAGCCTTTCGGACTCGGGCGGCGGCGCCGGCCGGTCTGGCGCGGAGCTGATGGTCCCGCAGTTCCACCTCAAGGCGCTGCACGCCATCCTGGCGGTGCGCGCGCCGCGGCCGATCGCGGCCCCGCCCGCCTCGGCCTCGGCGGCGGTCCGGAGGCGGGACAGGTGGTTCCACCTCCCTCTCcactccccgccgccgccgcccgcggcgGAGACCATCCCGGAACCCTCCCTCGGGGAGCCGGTCGTGGTGGACATCTACCTCTCCCCATCCTCCACcggcggcgacgaggaggtggtggAGCGCTGGACCGTCTCCTGCGAGCCCTGGTCCGCGGCGGCCGCGGCCGCCGCGGCGGAAGGGCTGGCCGTGAACCGCGCCTACAAGCGCTGCATCACGCTGCTGCGGTCGCTCTACACCACGCTGCGCCTGCTGCCGGCGTACCGCGTCTTCCGCACGCTCTGCGGCGCGTCCGGGCACGCCCACAGCCACGCGATGGGCTACCGCGTCGGCTCCTTCGCCGCGCCCTTCTCCCGCGCCGAGGAGGCGGCGATGCGCACGCGCCGGCTCGCCCCCGTCGAGACCCAGCTCGGCCGGCTCGCCGTCTCCGTGCAGTACCTGCCCAGCCTCGCCGCCTACAGCTTCGAAATCTCCTCGCTTTCCTCCGTCATGCTCATCAACGACTACGTCGGGAGCCCCGCGGCCGAGCCTATGCGCGCCTTCCCGGCCTCGCTCACGGAAGCGGCCGCCCCGCTGCCCTCCCGGCGCCCCAACAGCTGGGCCTCGCCGGCTCACTGGCCACAGTCGCCCGCCAAGTTCTCGCCGCCCCCGACCATGTACGCGTCTCCCACGCCCTCTCCTCCCACCTTCGCCGGCGGCTACCTGCAGTCCCGGCTCAGTGGGGAGACCGCGCCGATGAGCATACCGCAAGCCGGCGGAGGGAGGGGCCCTGTCCAGTACCGGAACATGTCTGATCCTAGTAGGGGCTTCATGCTGCCTCCACCTTCACCAAACAAGAACATGAGAGGAGAAGCGGGGTCGCACGAGTCACCCACAGAGAACAGCCGTTCATTCAGGAGGCCAGAGGGGCTACGGATGGGCGATCTCTATGCTAATTTACCTGCTGCTACAAAG ATTAAGGACAGTAGGGAGGAGTCTGGCAGGTTCTCAGGTGTATTTTCGTCTAGCGGTTCCCCACGGCATGggatttcaagaagttcaagtagattGTCTACGCAGGATGATACTGATGATACATATCTTCCGTTTGCTGTGGATGATGTTGATCCCGATTCTAGACCTGG GAGCAGCGGCGGTAAGGAAGATCAGTCGGGTTCATCCTCCCATAAATcacaagatgccgccgttggctatCTTGTCCATCTGCTAAGGTCTGCACGCCCATTGCGAGATCCTAGCAATTCCTCTCTCACGTCGAGGGCCGAATCAACTGAAGCAGGCAGCACCAGCTCATTCATGTCCCGCAGGACATCTGATGCATTTGAGGAGCTCGAATCATTTAAAGAAATAAGGGAGAACCTGCTTTCCCGTAGCAGATCTAGACTCCAAGATTCACTGGGTAGGTCCTAG